From a single Herbiconiux sp. SALV-R1 genomic region:
- a CDS encoding response regulator, with translation MTDTPPRDQAASIRVLLVDDQNLIRLGMRMVLESQPGIEVVGEAGDGREAIDTVARLRPDVVLMDVRMPGLDGIEATRAIVAANPASRIIILTTFDLDEYAFAGLNAGASGFLLKDAQPNELVAAIRAVASGDAAVSPRITRKLLELFGPALPGAGAAEPGGPTPGAHGTDLDPADAARLASLTEREHEVLVAMAEGLTNTEIAARLFLSESTVKTHVGRVLMKLELRDRVQAVIFAYSAGLV, from the coding sequence GTGACCGACACCCCGCCCCGCGACCAGGCCGCGAGCATCCGTGTGCTGCTCGTCGACGACCAGAACCTGATCAGGCTCGGCATGAGGATGGTGCTGGAGTCGCAGCCCGGCATCGAGGTCGTGGGCGAGGCCGGCGACGGACGCGAGGCCATCGACACCGTCGCGCGGCTGCGCCCCGACGTCGTGCTGATGGACGTGCGCATGCCCGGCCTCGACGGCATCGAGGCGACCCGGGCGATCGTGGCGGCGAACCCGGCGAGCCGCATCATCATCCTCACCACCTTCGACCTCGACGAGTACGCCTTCGCGGGGCTGAACGCCGGCGCGAGCGGGTTCCTGCTGAAAGACGCCCAGCCAAACGAGCTCGTGGCAGCCATCAGGGCGGTGGCGTCGGGCGACGCCGCGGTGTCGCCGCGCATCACGCGCAAGCTTCTCGAGCTGTTCGGGCCCGCGCTGCCGGGGGCGGGCGCGGCGGAGCCCGGCGGCCCGACGCCCGGTGCCCACGGTACCGACCTCGACCCCGCCGACGCCGCGCGCCTCGCCTCCCTCACCGAGCGCGAGCACGAGGTCCTGGTGGCGATGGCGGAGGGGCTCACCAACACCGAGATCGCCGCGCGGCTGTTCCTCTCGGAGTCGACGGTGAAGACCCATGTCGGCCGCGTGCTGATGAAGCTCGAGCTGCGCGATCGGGTGCAGGCCGTGATCTTCGCCTACTCGGCCGGGCTGGTGTAG
- a CDS encoding endo alpha-1,4 polygalactosaminidase encodes MSSLDAPAGRGIRRSRSRRLALAGVGLVSALVLGGCTAASDDAGADDEPGPASTSATATPTPTPTPTATGGVKQLPANPVFDYQLGGGYEPPKGVTVVVRDSTDSPAEGLYNVCYVNAFQSQPDATWPDVLVVHDAKGEPLADAGWPDEYILDISTDDNRQAIVERQAETIAGCAAAGFDAVEFDNLDSYTRAKGAFGLEAAVTFATSLAAYAHEVGLAVGQKNTPELGDRGATEIGFDFAVSEQCALFDECAAYTGPYGDKVLDIEYADDLRGTFDEICANPATPRSVILRDHDLVPKGEEGYVYERC; translated from the coding sequence ATGAGCAGTCTCGACGCCCCGGCCGGGCGGGGCATCCGCCGCAGCCGGTCACGCCGACTCGCCCTGGCCGGGGTGGGGCTCGTCTCCGCGCTGGTGCTGGGCGGATGCACGGCCGCCTCCGACGACGCGGGAGCGGATGATGAACCCGGCCCCGCGAGCACCTCCGCCACCGCGACGCCGACGCCCACCCCGACCCCCACGGCGACGGGCGGGGTGAAGCAGCTGCCGGCGAACCCCGTGTTCGACTACCAGCTCGGCGGCGGTTACGAGCCGCCGAAGGGCGTCACGGTGGTGGTGCGCGACAGCACCGACAGCCCCGCGGAGGGGCTCTACAACGTCTGCTACGTCAACGCCTTCCAGAGTCAGCCCGACGCCACCTGGCCCGACGTGCTCGTGGTGCACGACGCGAAGGGCGAACCGCTGGCCGACGCCGGCTGGCCCGACGAGTACATCCTCGACATCTCCACCGATGACAACCGTCAGGCCATCGTCGAACGGCAGGCCGAGACCATCGCCGGATGCGCGGCCGCGGGCTTCGACGCGGTCGAGTTCGACAACCTCGACTCGTACACCCGCGCCAAGGGCGCGTTCGGTCTCGAGGCCGCCGTCACCTTCGCCACCTCGCTGGCCGCCTACGCCCACGAGGTCGGGCTCGCCGTCGGCCAGAAGAACACGCCGGAGCTCGGAGACCGCGGGGCCACCGAGATCGGCTTCGACTTCGCGGTCTCGGAGCAGTGCGCCCTGTTCGACGAGTGCGCCGCCTACACCGGGCCCTACGGCGACAAGGTGCTCGACATCGAGTACGCCGACGACCTGCGCGGCACCTTCGACGAGATCTGCGCGAACCCCGCGACGCCGCGGAGCGTCATCCTGCGCGACCACGACCTCGTTCCGAAGGGCGAGGAAGGCTACGTGTACGAGCGCTGCTGA
- a CDS encoding ABC transporter permease: MSAATTAAPTPARASHQPIPEPRLRFGGVLKSEWIKLTTLRSTIWAYVILVVLQVAMGVLISFTMPEATGVDATGVAVQSGASAAVFAATLGVMFNQLVISVLGVLVISGEYGTGQIRSSLTAVPRRLPVLWAKALVFAVTSFVVGLVAIVIAYAVTVPLLDARGYTSSLLDPEVWAHLVGAAGYLALIGLVAFFLGAVLRHTAGGIAAAVGLLLVVPTVLSFITAEWATVLGQWLPGVVGQTLFFGGNVFEPWQAVLVMLGWIAVVATPAAILLSRRDA, translated from the coding sequence ATGAGCGCCGCCACGACCGCGGCGCCCACCCCGGCGCGCGCCTCGCACCAGCCGATCCCCGAACCCCGCCTACGCTTCGGCGGCGTGCTGAAGAGCGAGTGGATCAAGCTCACCACGCTCCGCTCGACCATCTGGGCCTACGTCATCCTGGTGGTGCTGCAGGTCGCGATGGGAGTGCTCATCAGCTTCACCATGCCCGAGGCGACCGGAGTCGACGCGACCGGGGTCGCCGTGCAGAGCGGCGCCAGCGCCGCGGTGTTCGCGGCCACGCTCGGCGTGATGTTCAACCAGCTGGTGATCTCGGTGCTCGGCGTGCTGGTGATCAGCGGTGAGTACGGAACCGGGCAGATCCGCTCGAGCCTCACGGCGGTTCCCCGCCGCCTGCCCGTGCTCTGGGCCAAGGCGCTCGTGTTCGCCGTCACGAGCTTCGTGGTGGGGCTCGTCGCCATCGTCATCGCCTACGCCGTCACCGTGCCCCTGCTCGACGCCCGCGGCTACACCTCGTCGCTCCTCGACCCCGAGGTGTGGGCGCACCTGGTGGGTGCCGCCGGCTACCTGGCGCTCATCGGCCTCGTCGCGTTCTTCCTCGGCGCCGTGCTGCGGCACACCGCCGGCGGGATCGCCGCGGCAGTGGGGCTGCTGCTCGTGGTGCCGACCGTGCTCTCCTTCATCACCGCGGAGTGGGCGACCGTTCTCGGCCAGTGGCTGCCCGGTGTGGTGGGCCAGACACTGTTCTTCGGCGGCAACGTCTTCGAGCCCTGGCAGGCCGTGCTGGTTATGCTCGGGTGGATCGCGGTCGTCGCCACGCCCGCAGCCATCCTGCTCTCCCGGAGGGACGCCTGA
- a CDS encoding histidine kinase has product MDRGRRHARSHPALPEGRLTIPAFPSSASTARPVDAEDLQLPKPPGFIRSWLARHPWLLDGFIAGGYAVPMASVSFIAFVASLFGSQPFGADLLRSSPAYWLLVFYVTCAVTVALLFRRHVPVITASIIAGSLLVSTMSSLQLDGVPMMFALYALAVYRSSRSAWLFTAIGAGAGCLSLVIANPADLAGIIGYTVLFSLLLVISTLVGITFGNRRRYIVALLDRAEQLARERDQRAQLAAAAERARIAREMHDIVAHSLTVIVALSDGAEASIDRSPESAREAVRQTGITARRALTDMRRSLGVLTESTDDGTPTTSPERAVAAPLTPQPGVADLAEMIESYRVAGLPVRYTTAGEPPADPVLQLTVFRVVQEALTNALRYALQPGKVDVVIGYRPDGVDVEIVDDGVDPARGARSTGSGRGLIGMRERVALHGGAVTAGPAGSRGWRVRAHLGAGESSATDPRPEETTP; this is encoded by the coding sequence GTGGATCGCGGTCGTCGCCACGCCCGCAGCCATCCTGCTCTCCCGGAGGGACGCCTGACCATCCCCGCCTTCCCGTCCTCGGCATCGACGGCCCGACCCGTCGATGCCGAGGACCTCCAGCTGCCCAAGCCGCCGGGCTTCATCCGCAGCTGGCTCGCCCGGCACCCGTGGCTGCTCGACGGCTTCATCGCCGGGGGCTACGCGGTGCCGATGGCCTCGGTCTCCTTCATCGCCTTCGTGGCCTCGCTGTTCGGTTCGCAGCCGTTCGGCGCCGACCTCCTGCGCTCGAGCCCGGCCTACTGGCTGCTGGTGTTCTACGTCACCTGCGCGGTGACGGTGGCGCTGCTGTTCCGCCGGCACGTGCCGGTCATCACCGCGTCGATCATCGCCGGGTCGCTGCTGGTCAGCACCATGAGCTCGCTGCAGCTCGACGGGGTGCCGATGATGTTCGCGCTCTACGCCCTCGCGGTCTACCGCTCCTCCCGCTCGGCCTGGCTGTTCACGGCCATCGGCGCGGGGGCGGGCTGCCTCTCGCTGGTCATCGCCAACCCCGCCGACCTCGCCGGCATCATCGGCTACACGGTGCTGTTCTCGCTGCTGCTCGTCATCTCCACCCTGGTGGGCATCACCTTCGGCAACCGCCGCCGCTACATCGTCGCCCTGCTCGACCGCGCCGAGCAGCTGGCCCGCGAGCGCGACCAGCGCGCGCAGCTCGCCGCCGCCGCCGAGCGCGCACGCATCGCCCGGGAGATGCACGACATCGTGGCGCACAGCCTCACCGTCATCGTCGCGTTGAGCGACGGAGCCGAGGCGAGCATCGACCGCTCCCCGGAGTCGGCCCGCGAGGCCGTGCGCCAGACCGGCATCACCGCCCGCCGCGCGCTCACCGACATGCGGCGCTCGCTCGGCGTGCTGACCGAGTCGACGGATGACGGCACCCCGACGACCTCGCCCGAGCGTGCCGTGGCAGCCCCGCTCACGCCCCAGCCCGGCGTCGCCGACCTCGCCGAGATGATCGAGTCCTACCGCGTCGCCGGCCTGCCCGTGCGCTACACGACCGCGGGCGAACCGCCCGCCGACCCGGTGCTGCAGCTCACCGTGTTCCGGGTCGTGCAGGAGGCGCTCACGAACGCGCTGCGCTACGCCCTGCAGCCGGGCAAGGTCGACGTGGTGATCGGCTACCGCCCCGACGGCGTCGACGTCGAGATCGTCGACGACGGCGTCGACCCGGCCCGCGGCGCCCGCTCCACGGGTTCGGGCCGCGGGCTCATCGGCATGCGGGAGCGCGTCGCCCTCCACGGCGGCGCCGTCACCGCGGGGCCGGCGGGCTCCCGCGGCTGGCGCGTGCGCGCGCACCTCGGCGCCGGAGAGAGTTCAGCCACCGATCCCCGCCCAGAGGAGACCACCCCGTGA
- a CDS encoding HAD family hydrolase, whose product MVLFDWGDTVVIDADRARAALNVVLARRGLPTLGEAEFSMRFRLPLGELFERLGVPGDDRAAAEAEWTCELDVARAHLRDGAVECLDELSRQGAWLGVVSASSASAVRFDQRSLAVPAVWNSVDASVPDKLALLLRHRATRQKAYFVSDSADDMRCASAAGFTPIGVTEGEATAGSLRAAGAVEVISSLRELIPIVR is encoded by the coding sequence ATGGTGCTCTTCGACTGGGGCGACACGGTCGTCATCGACGCCGATCGCGCCCGGGCCGCGCTCAACGTCGTTCTCGCCCGGCGCGGACTGCCGACGCTCGGCGAGGCCGAGTTCTCGATGCGGTTCCGCCTCCCGCTCGGCGAGCTGTTCGAGCGCCTGGGCGTGCCGGGCGACGATCGCGCCGCGGCCGAGGCGGAGTGGACCTGCGAGCTCGACGTGGCACGGGCGCACCTGCGCGACGGCGCCGTCGAGTGCCTCGACGAGCTCTCGCGGCAGGGCGCGTGGCTCGGTGTCGTGTCGGCCTCCTCGGCCTCCGCGGTGCGCTTCGACCAGCGTTCGCTCGCGGTGCCGGCCGTCTGGAACTCGGTCGACGCCTCGGTTCCCGACAAGTTGGCGCTGCTGCTGCGGCACCGCGCGACGCGGCAGAAGGCCTACTTCGTCAGCGACTCCGCCGACGACATGCGCTGCGCCTCGGCCGCCGGGTTCACGCCCATCGGGGTGACCGAGGGCGAGGCCACGGCGGGGTCGCTGCGTGCTGCGGGCGCGGTCGAGGTGATCAGCTCGCTGAGGGAGCTCATCCCGATCGTGAGGTGA
- a CDS encoding DUF2510 domain-containing protein, with the protein MSFPDGTPTPPAGWYPDPAGSPAQRWWDGTQWTEHLQHAQPAAPAQPPAPQAPTPAPYGGYAPAAPAYGAAPPYGAYAPAAPATVPPGTPVYNVFIWVITFLPLLSLLLLPLSLTEVDRMIAYTGDPYGDPYGLSPYGGYSPAGLAAQAITTIAGWLIYAAVIVFAVLDRKWLLRHGYDRPFHWAWAFLGVVYPIGRSVVVRRRAGRGIAPMWATIAIMALSVVVSIVVVVAVFNAVYQAATMPGSFT; encoded by the coding sequence ATGAGCTTCCCCGACGGCACCCCGACGCCTCCCGCCGGCTGGTATCCCGACCCGGCGGGCTCGCCCGCCCAGCGGTGGTGGGACGGAACGCAGTGGACGGAGCACCTTCAGCACGCCCAGCCCGCGGCACCCGCACAGCCCCCCGCGCCGCAGGCTCCGACCCCCGCGCCCTACGGCGGCTACGCCCCGGCCGCGCCCGCGTACGGAGCGGCCCCGCCCTACGGCGCCTACGCGCCCGCGGCTCCCGCCACCGTGCCGCCCGGCACCCCGGTGTACAACGTCTTCATCTGGGTGATCACCTTCCTCCCCCTGCTGTCGCTGCTGCTCCTGCCGCTCAGCCTCACCGAGGTCGACCGCATGATCGCCTACACCGGCGACCCTTATGGCGACCCGTACGGCCTCTCCCCGTACGGCGGCTACAGCCCCGCCGGGCTCGCCGCCCAGGCCATCACCACCATCGCGGGCTGGCTCATCTACGCCGCGGTCATCGTGTTCGCCGTGCTCGACCGCAAGTGGCTCCTCCGCCACGGCTACGACCGCCCGTTCCACTGGGCCTGGGCCTTCCTCGGCGTCGTTTACCCCATCGGTCGTTCGGTCGTGGTGCGCCGCCGGGCGGGCCGGGGCATCGCGCCGATGTGGGCCACGATCGCCATCATGGCGCTGTCGGTGGTCGTGAGCATCGTCGTGGTCGTTGCGGTGTTCAACGCCGTCTACCAGGCCGCGACCATGCCGGGCAGCTTCACCTAG